A single region of the Lycium barbarum isolate Lr01 chromosome 2, ASM1917538v2, whole genome shotgun sequence genome encodes:
- the LOC132626973 gene encoding uncharacterized protein LOC132626973 has protein sequence MDRQAHDYAAMAFAQQQHQAASMQQQQQFGFHPQHQQFPPSVHGPPFLPPHSSLQQIPYPHPIQQPQLHPHIPPPHHLHLQQPPPAFPPHMPHHQARSPFYNPYDSPPPPAPPPSDPELQKRIDKLVEYAVKNGPEFEAMIREKQQDNPDYSFLFGSDGHYYYRYNLWMATRPPGGPFNAPFPSSSLPMMHPPNPMMSPSPLNAPYSGSNAAGGASAAMLGPPHLHQPPFPPFYEQQPSQPFGRAYYDHSYSSFKGVSRPLPSEVEMELNNVLNSLNGTKESIKGAKNWFMQRSPFIPALVEALRDGVFSLDDPERQLHIVYLANDILFESLQRRINPHELDNEALAFKPVLGPMLARIYHNPQNKEENQSRLQKILQFWSSKEVYDQDTIRALENEMMSGLHANFAGPRREQLAADPSAAAGLSHQVANRSVLQWKPDEQVPPIPSAAPHQFHPGVVPPTGFPGSMPVLSSVPQGNPQAAAHHMPASTANVGGKLPPYPLFPPGLIPGMVRKKQIGSGVPYSPMSPLDIPTIVPPSTVSESEILERVSKFFREIGEVNPSEGPVKPSDSTHDYDDYEREPPVRNGGACIPPPPNLQVDPETGTYPDGSVEQKSGLNSSRRLGLGATANPDESSQYDDVYTSYRKDRSTNYHSSMSARATR, from the exons ATGGATCGACAAGCTCATGATTATGCTGCTATGGCTTTTGCTCAACAACAGCACCAAGCAGCTAGCATGCAACAGCAACAACAGTTTGGTTTTCATCCCCAACATCAACAATTTCCTCCTTCAGTTCATGGTCCTCCATTTCTACCCCCACATTCTTCCCTTCAACAGATCCCTTACCCTCACCCCATTCAGCAACCACAACTCCATCCTCATATACCGCCTCCTCACCACCTTCACCTTCAGCAGCCACCTCCTGCGTTTCCTCCACATATGCCTCATCACCAGGCGCGATCACCTTTCTACAATCCCTATGATTCTCCcccacctccagctcctccaccatcTGATCCTGAACTCCAAAAGCGTATAGATAAATTAGTAGAGTATGCTGTCAAAAACGGTCCTGAGTTTGAAGCAATGATCCGCGAAAAACAGCAAGATAATCCAGATTACAGTTTCCTCTTTGGCAGTGATGGCCATTACTACTACCGCTATAATCTTTGGATGGCTACACGCCCACCAGGTGGACCATTTAATGCTCCTTTTCCATCCTCTTCTCTGCCTATGATGCATCCACCAAATCCTATGATGAGTCCATCACCCTTAAATGCCCCTTATAGTGGCTCCAATGCTGCTGGTGGGGCTTCTGCTGCAATGTTAGGTCCACCTCATTTACATCAACCTCCTTTCCCACCATTCTATGAACAGCAGCCCTCTCAGCCTTTTGGCCGAGCATATTATGATCACTCATACAGTTCTTTCAAAGGTGTATCAAGGCCTCTTCCGTCAGAGGTTGAAATGGAGTTGAATAATGTACTAAACAGTCTTAATGGTACCAAAGAGTCAATTAAAGGCGCAAAGAATTGGTTCATGCAGAGGTCTCCATTTATACCTGCTTTGGTTGAGGCACTCCGAGATGGGGTATTTTCCCTAGATGATCCTGAGAGACAGCTTCATATAGTCTATCTTGCCAATGACATCCTATTTGAGAG CTTGCAACGACGAATCAATCCTCATGAGCTTGACAACGAGGCACTTGCTTTTAAGCCTGTTTTAGGTCCCATGCTTGCGAGGATATACCACAATCCTCAAAACAAGGAAGAAAATCAGTCTCGACTGCAGAAAATTTTACAGTTTTGGAGCTCCAAGGAAGTCTATGATCAGGATACAATTCGTGCACTTGAAAATGAGATGATGAGTGGACTGCATGCAAATTTTGCTGGTCCTCGAAGGGAACAACTGGCTGCAGATCCTTCTGCTGCTGCAG GATTGTCACATCAAGTAGCAAACCGGAGTGTTTTACAGTGGAAGCCTGATGAGCAGGTGCCTCCAATACCATCTGCGGCACCACATCAATTTCATCCTGGTGTAGTTCCACCCACTGGATTTCCTGGGTCAATGCCTGTGCTGTCCTCTGTTCCACAAGGAAATCCACAAGCTGCAGCTCATCACATGCCAGCATCAACTGCAAATGTAGGTGGAAAATTGCCCCCATACCCCTTGTTTCCTCCTGGTCTTATTCCTGGTATGGTGAGGAAGAAGCAGATTGGTAGTGGGGTGCCTTACTCTCCTATGAGCCCTTTAGATATCCCCACCATTGTACCACCCTCCACCGTTTCAGAGTCTGAGATTCTTGAGAGAGTGTCCAAATTTTTTAGGGAGATCGGAGAGGTTAATCCATCAGAAGGTCCTGTTAAACCATCTGATTCAACCCATGATTATGACGACTATGAGAGAGAGCCTCCTGTTCGCAATGGAGGGGCTTGCATCCCTCCACCTCCAAATCTCCAAGTTGACCCTGAAACTGGGACTTACCCTGATGGAAGTGTGGAGCAGAAATCTGGATTGAATAGTTCAAGACGGTTAGGACTTGGAGCCACAGCTAATCCAGATGAGTCAAGTCAATACGATGATGTCTACACTTCTTACAGAAAAGATAGAAGCACAAATTACCATTCATCGATGAGTGCAAGAGCTACGAGGTAA